cccTAAACACATCACAGTATTGATCAGAGGTTTTCTTTCACACTATTCTGTAATGTTCTCTCTTCcatctttatttttagagatccaaaatgtaataataagttttaaatgaatattctTATTCAAAGGCTTCATCATAATCAGCTCAGACCtcgtttatttttaaagattttaattcacaggaattagaaaaataagacaagttacatttctttttcaattctccccaaaattaaagaactttagtttaaatgattaatgatgtgTATCCATCAAAAGAATTCCTGAGATTAAAAGTTGATAATAAGGAGATCTTGTCAATTTTGTGAAAGTCATATTGAAAACACTGAGCATGTTTTCTATAATTGCATATACTCATGTCTCATGTCAATATCCATGTCCAAACCCTTTTTgcaataaacaagttaaatttaatGTGACTAAAGAAAATTGTACACAGCATTAAGTAGTTAATAACCATTTATGCTTTGCAAAAAATTCttcattcataaatatataaatttataaatgttggtttttaaaccttttaaaggGTGACAATGAGATTTATAGACCCatactagtttaaaaaaaaactaccttttttcagttttattttgccCACATAATATTGCTGTTAGTAAttgtagtcacacacacacacacatatgtgtgtgtgtgtgtgtgtatatatatatatatatatatatatatatatatatatatatatatacatgtatatacatgtgtgagtgtgtgtgtgactactaTTACTAACAGCAATGTTAGGTGGGAAACCCAGTATCAGATTACTGAAGCACTTCAGCTATCTGTtcattcaaattatatatatatatatatatatatatatatatatatatatatatatatatatatatatatatatatatatatatatatatatatagaatttgaaTAAACAGATAGCTGAAGTGCTTCAGTAATCTGTTGAGTACTGGAATTAGCATGTAGGCTAACAAATCACTCAtattctcattcacaatagagataCTGGGCTTCCCATACAcagatttatttgtagtaatgtgggagttttcacatgaacatCTCTTCAAAGGTAACCAGTTGTTTACAGAAAGTTTAATTGTCTTCATGaggaaaacttttttattttctaaaatcagtccatcaaaataaatgtgttgtgttttgaaaccaaagtcttcatttgttacccacaactcatcaagatttgatcaagtcaaaatctcataatctgacacaaatctgatctgtggtaactggcaaatggcattgtgtagtctgaacagGGCTTTATGGAGTCTGCATCAGTCTCTCACTGTCACTGCAAGTTCACACCGACCGACTTTTATTCACCAACAAGTTTTGTGAAACTGCAGACAAAAGCCCAAAATTGGAGGCAAATCTGTTTGTTCAAGAGAGTAAAAATCAAACAGTGTgaacgatcaaaaacacaatctaaGAGTGTAGGACAATTTTCTCTGCATCTCCCCAAACATTTTCTCCTCCCTAATCTTTCTAATTCTCTTTTCAGAGCCGATCATTTGATTGCAGTGTGCAATGTGCACAAATTTGGTTCTCAGTTCATAATAACTTGAAACacatatagagttattttgcTTCATTGCAGCCCTGTAGAAACTCTCACAATCTGGTACATCTTCACCCCTCATGATTCTAGCTTTcgttgtgaagctctttccacaatgagcacatgcaaacggcttctgtccggtgtgacttatcatgtggtgtttgagtgagcctgtatgtgggaaacttttaccacactctgtgcatgtgtaaggtttctctccagtgtgaatcctcatgtggatggtaaggttttgtttttgagaaaaacctttcctacactgtgtgcaaataaagcttctctctccagtgtgtgttCTCATGTGGGTTTCAAGATTGCCATTTTGCTtacaact
The Danio rerio strain Tuebingen ecotype United States chromosome 4, GRCz12tu, whole genome shotgun sequence genome window above contains:
- the LOC141381682 gene encoding uncharacterized protein, translated to MVLKEETHQWNEMEEKQQEITTDEKPTLTKKTLSRGRSRKSKSRCNYSCKQSRKSFYQKPNLDVHTRKKPFTCKQCGKSFYNTGNLTVHMRIHTGERPYTCQQCGKSFYSTGNLAVHRRIHSGERLYSCPQCGKSCKQNGNLETHMRTHTGERSFICTQCRKGFSQKQNLTIHMRIHTGEKPYTCTECGKSFPHTGSLKHHMISHTGQKPFACAHCGKSFTTKARIMRGEDVPDCESFYRAAMKQNNSICVSSYYELRTKFVHIAHCNQMIGSEKRIRKIREEKMFGEMQRKLSYTLRLCF